CCAATGGGCCTGATGGGCTTTGAGTTCATCGAATTCGCATCGCCGACCCCTAACACCCTGGAGCCTATCTTCGAGATCATGGGCTTCAGCAAGGTCGCGACCCACCGTTCCAAAGATGTGCACCTGTATCGTCAGGGCGCGATCAACCTGATCCTCAACAACGAACCCAACAGCGTGGCGTCGTACTTCGCGGCCGAGCATGGCCCGTCGGTGTGCGGCATGGCGTTCCGCGTCAAGGATTCGCAAAAAGCCTATAAGCGAGCCCTGGAGCTCGGTGCCCAACCGATCCACATCGAAACCGGTCCGATGGAGCTGCATCTGCCGGCGATCAAAGGGATCGGTGGTGCGCCGCTGTACCTGATCGACCGTTTCGGCGAAGGCAGTTCGATCTACGACATCGATTTCGTATTCATCGAAGGCGTGGACCGCAACCCGGTCGGCGCCGGCCTGAAGATCATCGATCACCTGACCCACAACGTGTATCGCGGTCGCATGGCTTACTGGGCCAACTTCTACGAGAAGCTGTTCAACTTCCGTGAAATCCGCTACTTCGATATCAAAGGCGAATACACCGGCCTGACCTCCAAGGCCATGACCGCGCCGGACGGCATGATCCGTATCCCGCTGAACGAAGAGTCGTCCAAGGGCGCCGGGCAGATCGAAGAGTTCCTGATGCAGTTCAACGGTGAGGGCATCCAGCACGTGGCCTTCCTCAGCGATGACCTGATCAAGACCTGGGATCACCTGAAAAGTATCGGCATGCGCTTCATGACACCGCCGCCGGAAACCTACTACGAAATGCTCGAAGGCCGTTTGCCGAACCACGGCGAGCCGGTCAACGAATTGCAAGCGCGGGGCATTTTGCTGGACGGTTCGTCCGAGTCGGGCGACAAGCGTCTGCTGCTGCAGATCTTCTCGGAAACCCTGATGGGCCCGGTGTTCTTCGAATTCATCCAGCGTAAAGGCGACGATGGTTTCGGCGAAGGCAACTTCAAGGCACTGTTCGAATCCATCGAACGTGACCAGGTTCGTCGGGGTGTGCTCTCCACTGACTAATCCATGACATGTCTAGTCCTGAAGATAGGTCAGAAGGTGTAAACCTTAATCAGGACGAGACAACACTATGAAAAAAGCCCGCCCGGCATCACTGCCGGGCGGGCTTTTTTTGGGATCATGCAAAACAATTTGGGGATCACGTAAAACTATGCGGGATCACGCAAAACCATTGTAGGAGCGAGGCTTGCCCGCGAAGGGGACCTTGAAGACGCTAAAAGCTTCGCGGGCAAACCTCGCTCCTACAATTACATAGGCCGGCGTCGTTGCCGGACCAGATGCTTGAACCCTTCAAACACCAATACCAGGACGGCCAGCCAGATCGGAATGTAGGTCAGCCATTCGCCGGGCTTGATGCTTTCCCCCAACAGCAACGCGACGCCGAGCAACAGCACCGGCTCAACGTAACTCAACAACCCGAACAGGCTGAACGGCAGCAGCCGACTGGCAATGATGTAGACCACCAGCGCCGAAGCACTGATCACCCCGAGTATCGGGATCAACAGCGACAGCCATGGATGTTGATCAAACACGCCGAAACCTTGCTCACCGCCCTGCACAAACCAGAACGCCACCGGCAGCATCAAAGCCATGTCCAGCCAGAGCCCGCCAAGGTTGTCCGTCGCCAAGCGCTTGCGCAGGATGAAATAAATCGGATAGCCAACCACCACCAGCAAGGTCGCCCAGGAAAAACCGCCGACCTGATACAGCTCGTTGAGCACGCCGAGGCTGGCGAAGAACACGGCGATTTTCTGCAGATAGGAAAGACGCTCGCCATAGGCGATTCGCCCAGTCAGGACCATCGACAGCGGCAACAGGAAATACCCCAGCGACACATCAAGGCTATAACCGTTGAGCGGCGCCCACATGAACAACCAGAGTTGCAGGCCTAGCAGCACTGCAGAGCCGATCAGGCCGACAATCAGCTTCGGCTTGCCAGCCAGCCGCCGAACAATCTCGACCACGCGCTTCCACTCACCGGACACCACCATGAACACAGTCATGCATGGCGCGGTCAGCAGCATCCGCCAACCGAAGATCTCCACGCCGTTCAAGGGTGAGAGCAGCGAGGTGTAGTAATACATGACGGCAAACAGCACCGAGGCTGAAACCGATAAAGCGATACCTTTAGACAAACTGCCCTCGCGGGTTGACGGTCAAACGGGCCGCGCAGGATACGTGGTTTTTGTGTTGAATATTGGCCGCATGATCAATATTTCCAACATTGTGGTTGAATGTTGCATCGCTATCGC
The Pseudomonas lini DNA segment above includes these coding regions:
- the hppD gene encoding 4-hydroxyphenylpyruvate dioxygenase, which translates into the protein MADLYENPMGLMGFEFIEFASPTPNTLEPIFEIMGFSKVATHRSKDVHLYRQGAINLILNNEPNSVASYFAAEHGPSVCGMAFRVKDSQKAYKRALELGAQPIHIETGPMELHLPAIKGIGGAPLYLIDRFGEGSSIYDIDFVFIEGVDRNPVGAGLKIIDHLTHNVYRGRMAYWANFYEKLFNFREIRYFDIKGEYTGLTSKAMTAPDGMIRIPLNEESSKGAGQIEEFLMQFNGEGIQHVAFLSDDLIKTWDHLKSIGMRFMTPPPETYYEMLEGRLPNHGEPVNELQARGILLDGSSESGDKRLLLQIFSETLMGPVFFEFIQRKGDDGFGEGNFKALFESIERDQVRRGVLSTD
- the rarD gene encoding EamA family transporter RarD, whose product is MSKGIALSVSASVLFAVMYYYTSLLSPLNGVEIFGWRMLLTAPCMTVFMVVSGEWKRVVEIVRRLAGKPKLIVGLIGSAVLLGLQLWLFMWAPLNGYSLDVSLGYFLLPLSMVLTGRIAYGERLSYLQKIAVFFASLGVLNELYQVGGFSWATLLVVVGYPIYFILRKRLATDNLGGLWLDMALMLPVAFWFVQGGEQGFGVFDQHPWLSLLIPILGVISASALVVYIIASRLLPFSLFGLLSYVEPVLLLGVALLLGESIKPGEWLTYIPIWLAVLVLVFEGFKHLVRQRRRPM